From a single Kitasatospora sp. NBC_00458 genomic region:
- a CDS encoding FAD-dependent monooxygenase has product MTAKQTVTDVLIVGAGPTGLLLAGDLAAAGIGVTVLEKRGTESNLTRAFAVHARSLELLDARGLADDLIATGRPLTTLKIFDKFRVDLGELPSRFPFVLITPQYRTEQLLHDRAVEAGATVLRGAEVVGLRQDAEGVTVEAVQNGAVTTHRARYAVGADGVHSAVRDLLGIPFPGESVVNSVLLADVRLEREPDEAVTVGANEHGFAFLVPFGDGWYRIIAWDRTEERPDDTPPSLDRIAAVALGALGEDYGLHDARWSSTFHSDERQVPNYRSGRVFLAGDAAHCHSPAGGQGMNTGLQDAANLSWKLVAALRGQATDALLDTYQTERHPVGKAVLRSSGALIRLALAQSAATRALRGALASLADHLDVVAERGARTVSGIGIAYPAPKDSHPLVGKRVPDLRLTGLEPPREGGPAAPERLYEALRAGRFVLVGNDEQAAAAPWADRLTTAAPADPHGKLRDTVLLIRPDGHAAWAAVDPGAGELRAALTDWLGQPA; this is encoded by the coding sequence ATGACCGCGAAGCAGACCGTCACCGACGTCCTGATCGTCGGCGCCGGACCGACCGGCCTGCTGCTGGCCGGGGACCTCGCCGCCGCCGGGATCGGGGTCACCGTCCTGGAGAAGCGCGGCACCGAGTCCAACCTCACCCGGGCCTTCGCCGTCCACGCCCGCAGCCTCGAACTCCTCGACGCCCGCGGCCTGGCCGACGACCTCATCGCCACCGGCCGCCCGCTCACCACGCTGAAGATCTTCGACAAGTTCCGGGTCGACCTCGGTGAACTCCCGAGCCGCTTCCCGTTCGTCCTGATCACCCCGCAGTACCGGACCGAGCAGCTGCTGCACGACCGCGCGGTCGAGGCCGGCGCGACCGTCCTGCGCGGCGCCGAGGTGGTCGGCCTGCGCCAGGACGCCGAGGGCGTCACCGTCGAGGCCGTGCAGAACGGCGCCGTCACCACCCACCGGGCCCGCTACGCGGTGGGCGCCGACGGCGTCCACTCCGCCGTCCGCGACCTGCTCGGCATCCCGTTCCCCGGCGAGTCGGTGGTCAACTCCGTCCTGCTGGCCGACGTCCGGCTGGAGCGCGAGCCCGACGAGGCGGTCACCGTCGGCGCCAACGAGCACGGCTTCGCCTTCCTGGTGCCGTTCGGCGACGGCTGGTACCGGATCATCGCCTGGGACCGCACCGAGGAACGCCCCGACGACACCCCGCCGTCGCTCGACCGGATCGCCGCCGTCGCCCTCGGCGCCCTCGGCGAGGACTACGGCCTGCACGACGCCCGCTGGAGCTCCACCTTCCACAGCGACGAACGGCAGGTCCCCAACTACCGCTCCGGGCGGGTCTTCCTGGCCGGCGACGCGGCCCACTGCCACTCCCCGGCCGGCGGCCAGGGCATGAACACCGGCCTCCAGGACGCCGCCAACCTCTCCTGGAAGCTCGTCGCCGCCCTCCGGGGCCAGGCCACCGACGCACTGCTCGACACCTACCAGACCGAGCGGCACCCGGTCGGCAAGGCGGTGCTGCGCAGCTCCGGCGCCCTGATCCGGCTCGCCCTCGCCCAGTCCGCGGCCACCCGGGCGCTGCGCGGCGCGCTCGCCTCGCTCGCCGACCACCTCGACGTGGTCGCGGAGCGCGGCGCCCGCACCGTCTCCGGCATCGGCATCGCGTACCCGGCGCCCAAGGACTCCCACCCGCTGGTCGGCAAGCGCGTCCCCGATCTCCGGCTGACCGGTCTGGAGCCGCCGCGCGAGGGCGGTCCGGCCGCCCCCGAGCGACTCTACGAGGCGCTCCGCGCGGGGAGGTTCGTGCTGGTCGGCAATGACGAGCAGGCCGCCGCCGCACCGTGGGCGGACCGGCTGACCACCGCCGCCCCGGCCGACCCGCACGGCAAGCTGCGCGACACCGTGCTGCTGATCCGCCCCGACGGCCACGCCGCCTGGGCGGCCGTCGACCCGGGTGCGGGCGAGCTCCGCGCCGCCCTCACCGACTGGCTGGGGCAGCCGGCCTGA
- the paaN gene encoding phenylacetic acid degradation protein PaaN, whose protein sequence is MSAAVTHPVVAELVERHQATLDAALAAAASRDYWSPYPEFPKAYGESAAADGRAAFEALLDQPFALPGHPADGDLIGGEASPYGVELGIGYPHAEPDTLIAALRAAGPAWAAAGPRARAAVCLEILARINARSHEFANAVMHTTGQAYAMAFQAGGPHAQDRGLEAVAYAYAEQTRLPERAGWTKPQGKRDPLVMTKEFTVVPRGLALLIGCNTFPTWNGYPGLFASLATGNPVLVKPHPRAVLPLALTVRIAREVLTEAGFDADLVCLAAEHEGGTVAQTLAVRPEVKLIDYTGSTSFGDWLEENARQAEVYTEKAGVNTVVVDSTDDYKGMLANLAFSLSLYSGQMCTTPQNLLIPRTGIGTDQGDKSYDEVVGDLAAAIEGLLSDDARAAAILGAVVNPGVLRRTVAAAGGEYGELALAPRVVESPEFPGAVVRTPALVKLDADKPDDRTVFRSECFGPVSFAVAVENTAAAVELLRDTVRTQGAMTAAGYTTSPEVEAALVGAALDSGVSLSLNLTGGVYANQTAAFSDLHGTGANPAANSAYCDGAFVANRFRTVEVRRHG, encoded by the coding sequence ATGTCCGCAGCGGTCACCCACCCCGTCGTCGCCGAGCTCGTCGAACGCCACCAGGCCACCCTGGACGCCGCACTCGCCGCCGCCGCCTCGCGCGACTACTGGTCGCCCTACCCCGAGTTCCCGAAGGCCTACGGCGAGAGCGCCGCCGCGGACGGCAGGGCAGCCTTCGAAGCGCTGCTCGACCAGCCGTTCGCGCTGCCCGGCCACCCCGCCGACGGGGACCTGATCGGCGGCGAGGCCTCCCCCTACGGCGTCGAGCTGGGCATCGGCTACCCGCACGCCGAGCCGGACACCCTGATCGCCGCGCTGCGCGCCGCCGGACCCGCCTGGGCAGCCGCCGGACCGCGCGCCCGGGCCGCCGTCTGCCTGGAGATCCTCGCCCGGATCAACGCCCGCTCGCACGAGTTCGCCAACGCCGTGATGCACACCACCGGCCAGGCGTACGCGATGGCCTTCCAGGCCGGCGGCCCGCACGCCCAGGACCGCGGTCTGGAGGCGGTCGCCTACGCGTACGCCGAGCAGACCCGGCTGCCCGAGCGCGCCGGCTGGACCAAGCCGCAGGGCAAGCGCGACCCGCTGGTGATGACGAAGGAGTTCACCGTCGTCCCGCGCGGCCTGGCGCTGCTGATCGGCTGCAACACCTTCCCCACCTGGAACGGCTACCCCGGCCTCTTCGCCTCCCTCGCCACCGGCAACCCGGTGCTGGTCAAGCCGCACCCGCGCGCCGTCCTCCCGCTGGCCCTGACCGTCCGGATCGCCCGCGAGGTGCTCACCGAGGCCGGATTCGACGCCGACCTGGTCTGCCTGGCCGCCGAGCACGAGGGCGGCACGGTCGCCCAGACCCTCGCCGTCCGCCCCGAGGTCAAGCTGATCGACTACACCGGCTCCACCTCCTTCGGCGACTGGCTGGAGGAGAACGCCCGGCAGGCCGAGGTCTACACCGAGAAGGCCGGCGTGAACACCGTGGTCGTCGACTCGACCGACGACTACAAGGGCATGCTGGCCAACCTGGCCTTCTCCCTCTCGCTCTACAGCGGCCAGATGTGCACCACCCCGCAGAACCTGCTGATCCCGCGCACCGGCATCGGGACCGACCAGGGCGACAAGTCCTACGACGAGGTCGTCGGCGACCTCGCCGCCGCCATCGAGGGCCTGCTCTCCGACGACGCCCGCGCCGCCGCCATCCTCGGCGCCGTGGTCAACCCCGGTGTGCTCCGGCGCACGGTCGCCGCGGCCGGCGGCGAGTACGGCGAACTGGCCCTCGCCCCGCGGGTGGTGGAGTCGCCGGAGTTCCCCGGCGCCGTCGTCCGCACCCCCGCGCTGGTCAAGCTGGACGCCGACAAGCCGGACGACCGGACGGTCTTCCGCAGCGAGTGCTTCGGCCCGGTCTCGTTCGCCGTCGCGGTCGAGAACACCGCCGCCGCGGTCGAGCTGCTCCGCGACACCGTCCGCACCCAGGGCGCGATGACCGCGGCCGGCTACACCACCTCGCCCGAGGTCGAGGCCGCCCTGGTCGGGGCCGCGCTCGACTCCGGCGTCTCGCTCTCGCTCAACCTCACCGGCGGTGTGTACGCCAACCAGACCGCCGCCTTCTCCGACCTGCACGGCACCGGCGCCAACCCGGCCGCCAACTCCGCCTACTGCGACGGCGCGTTCGTCGCCAACCGGTTCCGCACGGTGGAGGTCCGCCGGCACGGCTGA
- a CDS encoding glycosyltransferase family 39 protein: MSAIPAVASDAPEQRSDESTTEPGVDWRERARGLVLRFGPAVWCYAVLKLIGFTVFMKLLSFSGDYLEKHPRFGGGANPWDVLASWDGWWYQQVAQFGYHPALVAVPNGSPGFTIEQNSAAFFPLYPGLMRLVSDGTGLGLYGAGILVSVVASLFAAAGIYAVVDRLAGPRAGVVAAGLWAIAPGSGAEWALYSDSLFVALAAWSCYCVMTKQWVAAGVVTLVAGLNRPTSAALIGAVGLAALVELYRRESGVLRPLAAMLLAPLGLLGYVGWVGWRMGEWGGYFTLQHDAWLHYFDWGQGTWKAIRGILLGRNDYPFAYHTADMLATLIVFSLPVLIVLLVRLRPPLVLTAYTLATIVSVLGSLGIFGNTSRYLLPAFPLLIAFAVAMRKLSWPVLAAVLGTGAVASGWYGGYVIFELGIP; the protein is encoded by the coding sequence ATGAGCGCAATACCGGCGGTCGCCTCCGACGCGCCCGAGCAGCGCAGCGACGAGTCGACGACCGAGCCCGGCGTCGACTGGCGCGAGCGCGCCCGCGGGCTCGTCCTCCGCTTCGGCCCGGCCGTCTGGTGCTACGCGGTCCTGAAGCTGATCGGCTTCACCGTCTTCATGAAGCTGCTCTCCTTCTCCGGGGACTACCTGGAGAAGCACCCGCGCTTCGGCGGCGGCGCGAACCCGTGGGACGTCCTGGCCAGCTGGGACGGCTGGTGGTACCAGCAGGTCGCCCAGTTCGGCTACCACCCGGCGCTGGTGGCCGTCCCGAACGGCAGCCCGGGGTTCACGATCGAGCAGAACTCGGCCGCGTTCTTCCCGCTCTACCCGGGCCTGATGCGGCTGGTCTCGGACGGCACCGGCCTCGGCCTGTACGGCGCCGGGATCCTGGTCTCGGTGGTGGCCTCGCTGTTCGCGGCGGCCGGCATCTACGCCGTGGTCGACAGGCTGGCCGGGCCGCGGGCCGGTGTCGTCGCGGCCGGGCTCTGGGCGATCGCCCCGGGCTCGGGCGCCGAGTGGGCGCTCTACTCGGACTCGCTGTTCGTCGCGCTGGCCGCCTGGTCCTGCTACTGCGTGATGACCAAGCAGTGGGTCGCCGCCGGTGTGGTCACCCTGGTCGCCGGCCTCAACCGGCCGACCTCCGCGGCGCTGATCGGCGCGGTCGGCCTGGCGGCGCTGGTCGAGCTGTACCGGCGGGAGAGCGGGGTGCTGCGCCCGCTGGCCGCGATGCTGCTGGCACCGCTCGGGCTGCTCGGCTACGTCGGCTGGGTCGGCTGGCGGATGGGCGAGTGGGGCGGCTACTTCACGCTCCAGCATGACGCCTGGCTGCACTACTTCGACTGGGGCCAGGGCACCTGGAAGGCGATCCGCGGGATCCTGCTGGGCCGCAACGACTACCCGTTCGCCTACCACACGGCCGACATGCTGGCGACGCTGATCGTCTTCAGCCTGCCGGTGCTGATCGTGCTGCTGGTGCGGCTCCGCCCGCCGCTGGTGCTGACCGCGTACACGCTGGCCACCATCGTCTCGGTGCTGGGCAGCCTGGGGATCTTCGGCAACACCTCGCGCTACCTGCTGCCGGCCTTCCCGCTGCTCATCGCGTTCGCGGTGGCGATGCGGAAGCTGAGCTGGCCGGTGCTGGCCGCGGTGCTGGGCACCGGCGCGGTCGCCTCCGGCTGGTACGGCGGTTACGTGATCTTCGAACTGGGCATCCCGTAG
- a CDS encoding TetR/AcrR family transcriptional regulator — MADHTTRTAYTVESLLAVTVDVFNERGYDGTSMEDLSRAAGISKSSIYHHVRGKEELLRLAVGRALDGLSAILAEPDAVEGPAVERLEHVVRRTAEVLLAELPYVTLLLRVRGNTATEQWALERRREFDHQVAELLRAAVADGSLRADVEPRLATRLLFGMINSIVEWYRPGLKGADGVADAVVHLAFDGLRARG; from the coding sequence ATGGCCGATCACACCACGCGCACCGCCTACACCGTGGAGTCCCTGCTCGCGGTGACCGTCGACGTCTTCAACGAGCGCGGCTACGACGGCACCTCGATGGAGGACCTGTCGCGTGCGGCCGGCATCTCCAAGTCGTCGATCTACCACCACGTGCGCGGCAAGGAGGAGCTGCTCCGGCTGGCCGTCGGACGCGCCCTGGACGGGCTCTCCGCGATCCTGGCGGAGCCGGACGCGGTCGAGGGTCCCGCGGTCGAGCGGCTGGAGCACGTGGTGCGGCGGACCGCCGAGGTGCTGCTGGCGGAGCTGCCGTACGTCACCCTGCTGCTCCGGGTGCGCGGCAACACGGCCACCGAGCAGTGGGCGCTGGAGCGGCGGCGGGAGTTCGACCACCAGGTGGCCGAGCTGCTGCGGGCCGCCGTCGCGGACGGATCGCTGCGGGCGGACGTCGAGCCGCGGCTGGCGACCCGGCTGCTCTTCGGCATGATCAACTCGATCGTCGAGTGGTACCGGCCGGGCCTCAAGGGGGCCGACGGGGTCGCGGACGCGGTGGTCCACCTGGCCTTCGACGGCCTGCGCGCCCGCGGCTGA
- a CDS encoding Lrp/AsnC family transcriptional regulator: MSAEQTSRLDRVDRAILRLLQQDGRASIRSVAERVHVSRANAYARISRMVEDGVIRGFTARVDHERAGQGASAYITLKIVQNSWRTVREQLLALPGVAHIALVGGDFDVLLLVHTADNHALRELVLNRIQSIPQVLGTRTMLVFEETDQVPPL, encoded by the coding sequence ATGTCGGCTGAACAGACGTCCAGACTCGACCGGGTCGACCGGGCGATCCTGCGGCTGCTGCAGCAGGACGGTCGCGCCTCGATCCGCTCGGTGGCCGAGCGGGTGCACGTGTCCCGGGCCAATGCGTACGCCCGGATCTCCAGGATGGTCGAGGACGGCGTCATCCGCGGCTTCACCGCCAGGGTCGACCACGAACGCGCAGGTCAGGGCGCATCCGCGTACATCACCCTGAAAATCGTGCAGAACTCCTGGCGGACGGTCCGCGAGCAGCTGCTGGCGCTCCCCGGGGTCGCGCACATCGCCCTGGTCGGCGGCGATTTCGACGTGCTGCTGCTGGTCCACACCGCCGACAACCACGCCCTGCGGGAGCTCGTGCTCAACCGCATCCAGTCCATCCCCCAGGTGCTCGGCACCCGCACCATGCTGGTCTTCGAGGAGACGGACCAGGTCCCGCCGTTGTAA
- the pdhA gene encoding pyruvate dehydrogenase (acetyl-transferring) E1 component subunit alpha, protein MTVLDHRHHTALPGWLPGATAPRTDPAPLLPDPAPVRVLGTPALEKYDPALLRELYRRLVVGRRYNQQATTLTKQGRLAVYPASTGQEACQVAAALALGAQDWLFPSYRDTLAVVSRGIDPLEALTLLRGNAHTGYDPRAGRTAPLCTPLATQAPHAVGLAHAARLSGDPVVALALLGDGGTSEGDFHEALNFAAVLQAPVVFLVQNNGYAISVPLSAQSAAPTLAHKAVGYGMPGRLVDGNDAPAVHSVLAEAVERARTGGGPTLVEALTYRVEAHTNADDATRYRNEAEVAAWRERDPILLMERSLRELGVLDDALVQEAAEEAEALAARMRAEFHAEPELDPMSLFAHVYAEPTPQLREQAAQLAEELAAEAEVQH, encoded by the coding sequence ATGACCGTCCTCGACCACAGACACCACACGGCCTTGCCCGGATGGCTGCCCGGGGCCACCGCCCCCCGCACCGACCCGGCCCCGCTCCTCCCGGACCCCGCTCCCGTCCGCGTGCTCGGTACCCCCGCGCTGGAGAAGTACGACCCCGCCCTGCTCCGCGAGCTGTACCGCCGCCTGGTGGTCGGCCGCCGCTACAACCAGCAGGCCACCACCCTCACCAAGCAGGGCCGGCTGGCCGTCTACCCGGCCTCCACCGGCCAGGAGGCCTGCCAGGTCGCCGCCGCGCTGGCGCTCGGCGCGCAGGACTGGCTCTTCCCCAGCTACCGGGACACCCTCGCGGTGGTCTCCCGCGGCATCGATCCGCTGGAGGCGCTCACCCTGCTGCGCGGCAACGCCCACACCGGGTACGACCCGCGCGCCGGCCGCACCGCGCCGCTCTGCACCCCGCTGGCCACCCAGGCCCCGCACGCCGTGGGGCTGGCGCACGCCGCCCGGCTGAGCGGCGATCCGGTGGTCGCGCTGGCGCTGCTCGGGGACGGCGGCACCAGCGAGGGCGACTTCCACGAGGCGCTCAACTTCGCCGCCGTGCTGCAGGCCCCGGTGGTGTTCCTGGTCCAGAACAACGGCTACGCGATCTCCGTGCCGCTCAGCGCCCAGTCCGCCGCCCCGACCCTGGCCCACAAGGCCGTCGGCTACGGGATGCCCGGTCGGCTGGTCGACGGCAACGACGCACCGGCCGTGCACAGCGTGCTCGCCGAGGCGGTCGAGCGGGCCCGGACCGGCGGCGGGCCGACCCTGGTCGAGGCGCTCACCTACCGGGTCGAGGCGCACACCAACGCCGACGACGCCACCCGGTACCGCAACGAGGCCGAGGTCGCCGCCTGGCGGGAGCGCGACCCGATCCTGCTGATGGAGCGCTCCCTGCGGGAGCTCGGGGTGCTGGACGACGCCCTGGTGCAGGAGGCGGCCGAGGAGGCGGAGGCGCTGGCGGCCCGGATGCGCGCCGAGTTCCACGCCGAGCCCGAGCTGGACCCGATGTCCCTGTTCGCCCACGTCTACGCCGAGCCGACCCCGCAACTGCGCGAGCAGGCGGCGCAGTTGGCCGAGGAGCTGGCCGCCGAGGCCGAGGTGCAGCACTGA
- a CDS encoding alpha-ketoacid dehydrogenase subunit beta yields MAQALNSALRDAMREDPAVHVLGEDVGALGGVFRITDGLAAEFGQDRCLDTPLAEAGILGTAVGMAMYGLRPVVEMQFDAFAYPALEQLFSHVAKMRNRTAGRLPLPITVRIPYGGGIGGVEHHSDASEAYYAATPGLHVVTPATVADAYGLLRASIASDDPVVFLEPKRMYWGKAEFDPAVPVEPVGRAVLRRTGTSAVLITYGPSLPVCLEAAEVAKAEGRDLAVLDLRSLVPFDDETVCRVVRSIGRAVVVHEAGGFGGTGAEIAARVTERCFHHLAAPVLRVTGFDIPYPPPMLEHHHLPGVDRILDAVARLQWED; encoded by the coding sequence ATGGCGCAGGCGCTCAACTCCGCGCTGCGCGACGCCATGCGCGAGGACCCGGCCGTGCACGTGCTCGGCGAGGACGTCGGCGCGCTCGGCGGTGTCTTCCGGATCACCGACGGGCTGGCCGCCGAGTTCGGCCAGGACCGCTGCCTGGACACCCCGCTGGCCGAGGCGGGCATCCTCGGCACCGCCGTGGGCATGGCCATGTACGGGCTGCGCCCGGTGGTCGAGATGCAGTTCGACGCCTTCGCCTACCCGGCGCTGGAGCAGCTGTTCTCGCACGTCGCCAAGATGCGCAACCGCACGGCCGGCCGGCTGCCGCTGCCGATCACCGTGCGCATCCCGTACGGCGGCGGCATCGGCGGCGTCGAGCACCACAGCGACGCCTCCGAGGCGTACTACGCCGCGACCCCCGGCCTGCACGTGGTCACTCCGGCGACGGTGGCCGACGCGTACGGGCTGCTGCGGGCCTCGATCGCCTCGGACGATCCGGTGGTCTTCCTGGAGCCCAAGCGGATGTACTGGGGCAAGGCCGAGTTCGACCCGGCCGTGCCCGTCGAGCCGGTCGGGCGGGCCGTCCTCCGGCGGACCGGGACCTCCGCCGTGCTGATCACCTACGGTCCCTCGCTGCCGGTCTGCCTGGAGGCGGCCGAGGTGGCGAAGGCCGAGGGCCGCGACCTCGCGGTGCTGGACCTGCGCTCCCTGGTGCCGTTCGACGACGAGACGGTCTGCCGGGTGGTGCGTTCGATCGGCCGGGCCGTGGTGGTGCACGAGGCCGGCGGCTTCGGCGGGACCGGTGCGGAGATCGCCGCCCGGGTCACCGAGCGCTGCTTCCACCACCTGGCCGCACCGGTGCTGCGGGTCACCGGCTTCGACATCCCGTACCCGCCGCCGATGCTGGAGCACCACCACCTGCCCGGGGTGGACCGGATCCTGGACGCGGTCGCCCGGCTGCAGTGGGAGGACTGA
- a CDS encoding dihydrolipoamide acetyltransferase family protein: MPVVREFTLPDLGEGLTGAEVVRWLVEVGEVIAVDQPVVEVETAKAVVEVPCPYGGVVTALFGEPGEEVAVGAPLVTVAVSPGEGVPPLAAVPAAGSELAAAVERPLVGYGVAEPARAGRRRRVGGSASGVPVAVRTEAVAPVAVRTPSPSSSPSPSPSPSPVAAVAAGPGVLPVISPLVRRLAREQGVDLAAVTGSGPDGLIMRADVERAVAAKVAAPSVGPALVPTTTATDSAAEVVPLRGLRKAVAEKLSRSHREIPAATCWVDADATELMALRRQLNATPGPKVSVLALLARICTAALERFPELNSSVTGDGSGILRHSAVHLGFAAQGERGLVVPVVRDAHRLSTDQLGAELGRLTEAARTGAIAPAELTGGTFTLNNYGVFGVDGSTPILNHPEAAMLGVGRIVAKPWVHQGELAVREVTQLSFTFDHRVCDGGTAGGFLRFVADCVERPGVLLRQL; encoded by the coding sequence ATGCCCGTCGTACGGGAGTTCACCCTGCCGGACCTCGGTGAGGGGCTCACCGGGGCCGAGGTGGTGCGCTGGCTGGTGGAGGTCGGCGAGGTGATCGCGGTCGACCAGCCGGTGGTGGAGGTGGAGACCGCGAAGGCGGTGGTCGAGGTGCCCTGTCCGTACGGCGGGGTGGTGACCGCGCTGTTCGGCGAGCCGGGCGAGGAGGTGGCGGTCGGCGCGCCGCTGGTGACGGTCGCGGTGTCGCCGGGCGAGGGCGTGCCCCCGCTCGCGGCGGTTCCGGCGGCCGGATCGGAGCTCGCCGCCGCGGTGGAGCGGCCGCTGGTCGGGTACGGGGTCGCGGAGCCGGCGCGGGCCGGCCGGCGGCGGCGGGTCGGGGGCTCCGCCTCCGGGGTGCCGGTGGCCGTGCGGACGGAGGCGGTCGCTCCGGTGGCCGTGCGGACGCCTTCCCCTTCCTCGTCCCCTTCCCCTTCCCCTTCCCCGTCGCCGGTGGCGGCCGTGGCGGCGGGTCCGGGTGTGCTGCCCGTGATCTCGCCGCTGGTGCGGCGGCTGGCCCGGGAGCAGGGCGTCGACCTGGCGGCGGTCACCGGTAGCGGCCCGGACGGGCTGATCATGCGTGCGGACGTCGAACGGGCGGTCGCGGCGAAGGTGGCTGCCCCGTCGGTCGGTCCGGCGCTCGTTCCGACCACGACGGCGACGGACTCCGCCGCGGAGGTCGTGCCGCTGCGCGGTCTGCGGAAGGCGGTGGCCGAGAAGCTCAGCCGCAGCCACCGGGAGATTCCCGCCGCGACCTGCTGGGTGGATGCCGATGCGACCGAACTGATGGCGCTGCGGCGCCAGTTGAACGCGACGCCGGGGCCGAAGGTGAGCGTGCTGGCCCTGCTCGCCCGGATCTGCACCGCCGCGCTGGAGCGCTTCCCCGAGCTCAACTCCAGTGTGACCGGCGATGGTTCGGGAATCCTGCGGCACTCCGCCGTGCACCTGGGCTTCGCCGCGCAGGGTGAGCGCGGACTGGTGGTGCCGGTGGTGCGGGATGCACACCGGCTCTCCACCGATCAACTCGGCGCCGAGCTGGGCCGGTTGACGGAGGCGGCGCGGACCGGGGCGATCGCCCCGGCCGAGCTGACCGGTGGCACGTTCACCCTGAACAACTACGGGGTGTTCGGCGTGGACGGCTCCACCCCGATCCTCAACCACCCCGAGGCGGCGATGCTCGGTGTCGGGCGGATCGTCGCCAAACCCTGGGTCCACCAGGGGGAGTTGGCGGTTCGTGAGGTGACCCAGCTGTCCTTCACCTTCGACCACCGGGTCTGTGACGGCGGCACGGCGGGCGGGTTCCTGCGGTTCGTCGCGGACTGTGTGGAGCGGCCGGGGGTGCTGCTGCGGCAGCTCTGA
- a CDS encoding globin domain-containing protein, with protein sequence MIEPLFTRAPGLNWAGPGDQWSRAWALQTLGDAGADAAPGAAALASADPAPAPGLRTAADPRTAVDPRIAYAPPAVPAAAAEQPPTARDIELIRTSLAVVEPVADRATAHFYALIFLHHPEVRALFPAAMDVQRDRLFRALLMAARSADDPDALRTRLGALGRGHRRYGTLTDHYGPVGECLVAALARYAGTRWTAETELAWRRVYRLVSSIMIEAAEADARTAPAWWQGEVVAHELRTPDVAVLTVRPDQAYPYRAGQYTSLETPWWPRVWRHFSFASAPRPDGLLTFHVKAVQAGWVSNALVHRAAPGDVLRLGPAAGGMTVDHGTGADLLLLGGGTGIAPVRALVEEVAEHGAAGRSVEVFYGARRAAELYELAALRELAGRHGWLSVRPVLSGPGPLPPVAGPPVAGPVGRLSEAGLLTGELPEVVGRFGPWTGRDAFLSGPPAMVRRAVGVLLRAGVPAERIRHDLVGDQAAG encoded by the coding sequence GTGATAGAGCCGCTGTTCACCCGCGCGCCCGGCCTCAACTGGGCCGGTCCGGGCGACCAGTGGTCCCGTGCCTGGGCGCTGCAGACGCTCGGCGACGCCGGCGCGGACGCCGCCCCCGGCGCCGCCGCCCTCGCGTCCGCGGACCCGGCGCCCGCACCCGGTCTGCGGACGGCGGCCGACCCGCGCACCGCCGTCGATCCGCGGATCGCCTACGCCCCGCCCGCGGTCCCCGCCGCCGCGGCCGAACAGCCGCCCACCGCACGGGACATCGAGCTGATCAGGACCAGCCTGGCGGTGGTCGAGCCGGTCGCCGACCGCGCCACCGCCCACTTCTACGCGCTGATCTTCCTGCACCACCCCGAGGTCCGCGCGCTCTTCCCGGCCGCGATGGACGTCCAGCGGGACCGCCTCTTCCGCGCCCTGCTGATGGCCGCCCGCAGCGCCGACGACCCCGACGCTCTGCGCACCCGCCTGGGCGCGCTCGGCCGGGGCCACCGCCGGTACGGCACCCTGACCGACCACTACGGTCCGGTCGGCGAGTGCCTGGTGGCCGCGCTGGCCCGGTACGCGGGCACCCGGTGGACCGCCGAGACGGAGCTGGCCTGGCGCCGGGTCTACCGGCTGGTCTCCTCGATCATGATCGAGGCCGCCGAGGCGGACGCCCGCACCGCGCCGGCCTGGTGGCAGGGCGAGGTGGTCGCGCACGAGCTCCGCACCCCGGACGTCGCGGTGCTCACCGTCCGCCCCGACCAGGCGTACCCGTACCGGGCCGGGCAGTACACCAGCCTGGAGACGCCTTGGTGGCCGCGGGTCTGGCGGCACTTCTCGTTCGCCTCGGCGCCCCGGCCGGACGGTCTGCTGACCTTCCACGTCAAGGCGGTGCAGGCGGGCTGGGTGAGCAACGCGCTGGTGCACCGGGCCGCGCCGGGGGACGTCCTTCGGCTCGGCCCGGCGGCCGGCGGGATGACCGTCGACCACGGCACCGGCGCGGACCTGCTGCTGCTGGGCGGCGGCACCGGTATCGCCCCGGTCCGGGCACTGGTCGAGGAGGTGGCCGAGCACGGCGCCGCGGGTCGTTCGGTGGAGGTCTTCTACGGGGCCAGGCGGGCCGCCGAGCTGTACGAGCTGGCGGCGCTGCGCGAGCTGGCCGGCCGGCACGGCTGGCTCTCGGTGCGCCCGGTGCTGTCCGGTCCAGGGCCGCTGCCGCCCGTCGCCGGGCCGCCCGTCGCCGGGCCGGTCGGACGGCTGTCGGAGGCGGGTCTGCTCACGGGCGAACTCCCTGAGGTGGTGGGCAGGTTCGGCCCGTGGACCGGACGCGACGCGTTCCTCAGCGGTCCGCCCGCGATGGTCCGGCGCGCGGTCGGCGTGCTGCTGCGTGCCGGGGTCCCGGCGGAGCGGATCCGGCACGACCTGGTGGGCGACCAGGCGGCGGGGTAG